ACGTTGGTCGGGATGCCGCCCATCTGGTAGTGGATGGTCGGCACGACGGGGATGGGTTCCTTCGTGATGTCGACGTTGGCGAAGTTGTGGCCGATCTCCAGCACCGACGGCAGTCGCTTGGCGATGGTGTCGCCGCCCAGGTGGGTCATGTCCAGGACGACGTAGTCCTTGTTGGGACCGCAGCCGCGACCTTCCTTGATCTCCTGGTCCATGCAGCGCGAGACGAAGTCGCGCGGTGCCAGGTCTTTCAGCGTCGGGGCGTAGCGCTCCATGAAGCGCTCGCCGTTGGCGTTGCGCAGGATCGCGCCCTCGCCGCGGCAGCCTTCGGTCAGCAGCACGCCCGCGCCGGCCACGCCGGTCGGGTGGAACTGCCAGAACTCCATGTCCTGCAGCGGGATGTCGGCGCGCGCCGCCATGCCCAGGCCGTCGCCGGTGTTGATGAAGGCGTTGGTCGACGCGGCGAAGATGCGGCCGGCACCGCCGGTGGCCAGCAGCACGGTCTTCGCTTCGAGGATGTGGACCTCGCCCGTCTCCATCTCCAGCGCGGTCACGCCGACGCAGTCGCCGTCGGCGTCGCGGATCAGGTCCAGCGCCATCCACTCGACGAAGAAGTTGGTGCGGGCCTTGACGTTCTGCTGGTACAGCGTGTGCAGCAGCGCGTGGCCGGTGCGGTCGGCCGCGGCGCAGGCGCGCTGGACCGGCTTCTCGCCGTAGTTGGCGGTGTGGCCGCCGAACGGACGCTGATAGATCGTGCCGTCCGGGTTGCGGTCGAACGGCATGCCGAAGTGTTCGAGCTCGTAGACGACCTTGGGCGCTTCACGGCACATGAACTCGATGGCGTCCTGGTCACCCAGCCAGTCCGAGCCCTTCACGGTGTCGTAGAAGTGGTAATGCCAGTTGTCCTCGGACATGTTCCCCAGGCTGGCGCCGATGCCGCCTTGAGCGGCCACGGTGTGCGAGCGGGTGGGGAAAACCTTGGACAGGACGGCCACGTTCAGGCCGGCCAGCGACAGTTGCAGCGACGCGCGCATGCCGGAGCCGCCGGCACCGACGATCACCACATCGAATTTGCGCTTGGGCAGCGAGGTTCCGATTTGCATTTCTTACAGCCTCCAGAGCACTTGGATCGCCCAACCCGCGCAACCCGTCAACCACACCAGCGTGAACGTGTGCAGGAACAGCCGCACGCCCACCGGTTTCACGTAATCCATCCAGATGTCGCGCACGCCGACCCAGGCGTGATACGCCAGGGACACGATCAGCGCGAAGGTCAGGAACTTCATCCATTGCTTGCTGAAGATGCCGGCCCACAGGTCGTAGCCGATCGCCTGGCTGGTGAACAGCACTTGCGCGAGCAGCACGATGGTGAACAGCGCCATGAGCAGCGCGGTGGCGCGCTGGATCATCCAGTCGCGCAGACCGTAGTGCGCACCGGTGACGATGCGCTTGGTTCCGTAGGTTGTCATTGTTGATTTGCCTCTTGGGTCAATCGTCGGAATTCAGTCCGACCGCACGGCCCGCGCCGCCCGGTCGCGGCGTGATCAGTACAGGCCGAACAGCTTGGCGCCGAGTGCCAGCGTCAGCACGACGCTCAAGGCCAGCGTCACGACGGCGCTGATGTGGCCCTGCGCCTTGCTCACGCTGTGCGTCGCGTCCATCCACAGGTGGCGCACGCCGGCGATGAAGTGGTGCAGGTAGCCCCAGATCAGGCCCAGCGTCACGAGCTTGATGAACCAGCCCGGCAGGAAGCCGATGCCGGACACGAAGGCCGCGGTGAAGGTCTCGTACGAGATCTCCGACGTGAGGCTGGTGTCGAACATCCAGATCACGAACGGGAGCAGGAAGAACATCAGCAGGCCGCTGATGCGATGCAGGATGGAGACGATGCCGGCCGGGGGCAGGCGGTACGCCACGATCTGCGTGACATGGATGTTGGTGTAGACCGGTCGATTCTTCTTGGTGGCTTGGGTGGCGTCCGTCATGTCCGACCTTGTAATCAATGTGAAACCCGAAGATTTTATGGCAACGCAACACCCCTCAAGGGTGTCCTGGGCGCATCTCGTCTTCTGGCGTTGCCATGAAAACGTCAGCGCCGCTACGCGAAAGCATCAGTTCAGGCTGTTGCGATAAAAGTGGTGGGAAGTGTTGTAGAGACCGCGGCGCAACTCCACCGGCTTGTCGCCGTAGGTGAAGGAGAGCCGCTCCACGCTCAGCAGCGGACTGCCGGGCGCTACCTGCAGCAGCGCGGCGGCGTCTTCCTCCGCCGCGACCGCACGGATCTTTTCCTGCGCCCGGATCATGGGCACGTTGAATTCGGTTTCGAGCAGGCTGTAGAACGGGCCGCGATGCTCGAGCAGCCGCTCGGTCGTCAGTCCCTTGAACAGCGCGCCGGGCAGCCAGATGTCGTCCAGCACGACCGGATGGCCGCCGCTGTGCAGCAGGCGGCGGATCTCGATCATGGGATCGCCGGCGCGCAGCTGCATCAGCTTGGCGATGAAGGCCGGCGCGCGCTGGCGCTTGCAGTCGAGCAGCTGGCGGCCGAGCGACGAGGCCTCCTCGGCATCCGGCGTCAGCCGCAGGAAGCGGTATTGCTGCTGCTGTTCCGCATGGGTGGCGACGAAGGTGCCCTTCCCCTGCTTGCGGACCAGCAGGTTGTCGGCGGCAAGTTCATCGACGGCCTTGCGCACGGTGCCCTGGCTCACTCCGAAGCGGGCCGCCAGGTCCATCTCGCTGGGGATGGTCTCCCCCGCCTTCCACTCGCCGGCCTGCAGCCCCTTCAGGATCAGTCCCTTGATCTGGCGATACAGCGGGCTGAACGAGGGCGCGGCTTCCGCGCGCGCCAGCTCATTGAGCGGCGTGACGGGGTGGACCGGGGCGGGGGGCGACATGGGGCGCGATTCGAGCACAAACCCGGAGAGAGCGTCCACCCTGAGGAGGGAGTCCGAGCGGATTAGTCTTATATAAGACAGAAGAGTGTCAGTTCCACGCAATGCTTGTGCGCTACTTTTGGGGGCATCTCCCCACTCCGGTGGGCGAAGAAGACCCTTTCGCGATCCGTGCCGGGGCCGCGCTGTCCTACACTTGCCGCCGCTGGCGCGGACTGCGCCTCACGCATCATTCACTCGCACTTCTCGGAGACCCTGATGAGCAAGAAACCCGTTCGCGTCGCCGTCACCGGCGCCGCCGGCCAGATCGGCTATGCCCTGCTGTTCCGCATCGCTTCCGGCGAGATGCTGGGCAAGGACCAGCCCGTCATCCTGCAGCTGCTGGAGATCCCCGACGAGAAGGCCCAGAACGCGCTCAAGGGCGTGATCATGGAGCTGGAAGACTGCGCCTTCCCGCTGCTGGCCGGCATCGAGGCCCACAGCGACCCGATGACCGCCTTCAAGGACACCGACTACGCGCTGCTGGTCGGCTCGCGTCCGCGCGGCCCGGGCATGGAACGCGCCGAACTGCTGTCGATCAACGGCGCCATCTTCACCACGCAGGGCAAGGCCCTGAACGCCGTGGCCTCGCGCAACGTCAAGGTGCTGGTGGTCGGCAACCCGGCCAACACCAACGCCTACATCGCGATGAAGTCGGCCCCGGACCTGCCGGCCAAGAACTTCACCGCCATGCTGCGTCTGGACCACAACCGCGCCGCCTCGCAGATCGCCGCCAAGACCGGCAAGCCGGTCGCCGGCATCGAGAAGCTGGCCGTGTGGGGCAACCACTCGCCGACGATGTACGCGGACTACCGCTTCGCCACCATCGACGGCCAGTCGGTCAAGGCGCTCATCAACGATGAAGAGTGGAACCGTACGACCTTCCTGCCGACCGTCGGCAAGCGCGGCGCCGCGATCATCGCCGCCCGCGGCCTGTCGTCGGCCGCCTCGGCCGCCAACGCCGCCATCGACCACATGCGCGACTGGGCCCTGGGCACCAACGGCAAGTGGGTCACGATGGGCATCCCGTCGGACGGCTCCTACGGCATCCCGAAGGAAGTCATGTTCGGCTACCCGGTGACGGTCGAGAACGGCGAGTACAAGATCGTCCAAGGCCTGGAGATCGACGAGTTCTCGCAAGCCGCGATCAAGAAGACGCTGGACGAACTGCTCGAAGAGCAGAACGGCGTCAAGCACTTGCTCTGAACCACCCCTACCGCCTTCGGCGGCCCCTCAAGGGGCGGCTCCGAGGCCTGGCAAAGCCAGATCCTCGTGCCCTGCTTGAACAGGACCAGGCTTCGCCGGTCCGTCGCTGAAGGCAGTATCGTTGGGCCGACCTTCGCAAGAAGGCCGGCCCTTCTTCTTTCCAGATCCCTCATCACGCTGCCTCGCATGACCACCCTCCTCACTCCCGCCCAGGCCCTGTTCGAAGAAGGTCAGGCGCCTGTCGTGCTGCCGGTCGTCGATCACTACTGCGGCGTCGAGGCGCGCATGGTCAAGAGCCTCGAGCTGCAGGTGCGGATGGGGCCAGTCTTTGACATCACGCTCGATTGCGAGGACGGCGCGCCCGTCGGCGGCGAGGCCGAGCACATGCTGCTGGTGCTGCATCTGCTGAACGGCTCGCTGAACGCACATGGCCGCGTGGGCGTGCGGGTGCATCCGTTCAAGCACCCGGCCTTCGAGGCCGACGTCGAGGCGGTGATCGCCGGCGGCGGCGAGAAGCTTGCCTTCCTGATGATCCCGAAGCCCGAAGGCATCGAGGACCTGAGCCGCGCGATCGCATTCATCGACGACAGCCTGAAGCGCCACGCGATCAGGAAGCCGCTGCCGCTGCACACGCTGATCGAAACCCACGGCGCGCTGCGCGACGTGATGGCGATCGCGGCACATCCGCGCATCGAATCGCTCTCGTTCGGCCTGATGGACTTCGTGTCAGCGCATCGCGGTGCGATCCCGCGCTCGGCGCTGACGGTCGAGGGCCAGTTCACGCACCCGCTGGTGCAGCGCGCGAAACTGGCGATCTCCGCCGCGGCACACAGCTACGCGAAAACCCCGTCGCACTGCGTCGTCACCGAATTCAAGAGCGAGCGCGCGATCCAGCACGCTGCCGAGCGCGCCGCACGCGAGTTCGGCTACACGCGGATGTGGAGCATCCACCCGAACCAGATCCAGCCGATCATCGATGCCTTCGCGCCCAGCGTCGCCGAGATCGACGAAGCCATCGACATCCTGCAGGCCGCACAGGCCGCGCAATGGGCGCCGATCCAACATCGGGACATGCTCCACGACCGCGCGAGTTACCGCCTGTTCTGGCATCTTCTGCAGCGCGCCCACGGCACCGGACAGACCCTGCCGACAGAGGTGGAGCAGGCGTGGTTTGCGCCGTATCCATCGCCCCTGTGACCGCGCCGCGACCCAGGAAAGCCCCGTGAAGACCCTAGCAACGTTCAACCGTTTGACACATTAAATCCCCGCTTCAGGGGACGCAGGCGCGGTCACAATCCCGCATCGCCGAGCCCCGGCACTTCGTTTTTCCGGTCGATGCTTCGGCCGGCGATTCAAGTTTCACAGGTCCAACTTCCACGCCCTCCCCATGCGACTGACCGCCCTCCTCCTGTCCGGCGCCGCTGCCGCCGCGCTGACGCTGACCACCGGCATCGCCGCCGCCCAGCCCGCTGCCAGCAACAGCACCGCCAAGCCTGCCGCTCCGGCCAAGCCCGCCGCCGCCAAGCCCGCGCCGGCGAAGACCGCCGCCAAGAAGCCGGCCGCCAAGACGCCCGTCCCGCCGCCTCCGCTGCCGGAAGCGAACGAGGAGCAGCTGGCCGCCGCCAAGCGCGCCTACCTCGGCCTGTACGAGTGCGAGTTCAAGCAGTCGATCACCATCGAGCCGAACGCCAAGGACCTGGGCTACATCAACGTGGCCTTCAAGAAGGACACCTTCGTGATGAAGCCTGTGCTGTCGACCACCGGCGCGCTGCGCCTGGAAGACGTCACCGGCCGCACGCTGATGGTCCAGATCGCCAACAAGTCGATGCTGCTGGACGTGAAGGCCGGCCAGCGCCTGGTCGACGAATGCGTCCACCCGGAACAGCGCGCCGCCATCGAAGCCGCGCGCGCCTCGTCGGCGCCCGCCGGCGGCGGCCTGGGCATCACGCCGAGCGCCCAGTAAAGCAACACCCTCGCCGATCAAAGCCGCCCTCGAGGCGGCTTTTTCTTGGCCGCCGCCCGCGGACTTGCCCCGTTGTTATCCCTACCGCGACGGTCGGGCTTCGTGAGGCGGCGCTGGCTTTCGAAACCCGAAAGTACGTACAATTCATGCATACTTTCTGGCTCATACCTACGGTGCGCTTGCGTACCGACGGTCATGAAAACGCCGGAGCCGTCGTCTAATCTCCCAGCACTGCCAGGAGCCCGCATGGAAGCCACCGTCGCCGAACGAGGTCAGATCACGCTGCCCAAGGCCGTCCGCGACGCGCTGGGCCTGACCAAGGGCACGACGCTCAAGGTCGAGCTCGACGGCGCGCGCATCATCCTGCGCAAGAACGTGGACGACGCCATCTCCCGCGCCCGCGGCCGCTTCAAGCTGCCCGAAGGCACCGCCACCGACGACGTGATGCGCGACCTCCGCGGCCGCGCCCCGGATGAGGCGACCGGGGAAGCCGCCGACGACGGCAAGGACGCCTGATCCGATGATCGCCGTCGACAGCTCCGTCCTCATCGACCTCCTGGGCGACGCGCCCGGCGCGGACGCGGCCGAAGCCGCCCTGCGCCTGGCGCTCTCCAGCGGTCCGGTGGTGCTGTGCGACGTCGTGCTGTCCGAGGTGACCGCCGGCCTGGGCCACGGCTCCGAGGTGATGGACGCGCTGGAGGAGATGGGCCTGAGCTTCCTGGCCATCGACCAGCGCGCGGCGATCCGCGCGGGCGAGATGCAACGCAAGTTCAAGCAACGGTTCGCGGACAAGGGCGGCGCGGCGAAGACCGACGCCGCCGCCTCGTCGCGCGCCATGCCCGACTTCCTGGTGGGTGCGCACGCGATGCTGCAGTGCGACGGCCTGATCACCCGCGACCAGGGATTCTTCCGAGACTATTTCAAGGGCCTCAAGGTCATCGTGCCCAGCGCGCCGTGACCGAGGACAGACCCGCCTTCCCCGACGTTTTCCGACCCAAGCAAAGACCACAGAGACTGGAGTTCGCATGCTGCAAGCCTACCGCCAACACGAAGCCGAACGCGCCGCGCTCGGCATCCCGCCGCTGCCACTGGACGCCAAGCAGGTGGCCGAGCTGATCGAACTGATCAAGACCCCGCCCGCCGGTGAAGGCGCCTTCCTGCTGGACCTGCTGACCCACCGCGTGCCCCCGGGCGTGGACGACGCCGCCAAGGTCAAGGCCAGCTTCCTGGCCGCCGTCGCGCACGGCGACCTGAAGGTGGAGCTGATCTCCAAGGCCAAGGCCACCGAGCTGCTGGGCACCATGGTCGGCGGCTACAACGTGCATCCGCTGATCGAGCTGCTGGACGACGCCGAAGTCGCCGGCGTCGCCGCCGCGGGTCTGAAGAAGACCCTGCTGATGTTCGACTACTTCAACGACGTCGCGAGCAAGGCCAAGGCGGGCAACGCCAAGGCCCAGGAAGTGATGAAGAGCTGGGCCGACGCCGAGTGGTTCACCTCGCGCCCTGAAGTCGAAAAGAAGATCACCGTCACCGTCTTCAAGGTCCCCGGCGAAACCAACACCGACGACCTGTCGCCGGCGCCGGACGCCTGGAGCCGCCCGGACATCCCGCTGCACTACCTGGCGATGCTGAAGAACACGCGCCCTGACGCGGCCTTCAAGCCCGAGGAAGACGGCAAGCGCGGCCCGATGCAGTTCCTCGAGGAACTGAAGAAGAAGGGCCACGTCGTGGCCTACGTCGGCGACGTCGTCGGCACGGGCTCGTCGCGCAAGTCGGCGACCAACTCCGTCATCTGGGCCACGGGCCAGGACATCCCCTTCGTCCCGAACAAGCGCTTCGGCGGCGTGACGCTGGGCGGCAAGATCGCGCCCATCTTCTTCAACACGCAGGAAGACTCGGGCTCGCTGCCGATCGAAGTGGAAGTGGGCGGCCTGGAGATGGGCGACGTCATCGACGTGCTGCCCTACGACGGCAAGCTGGTGAAGAACGGCCAGACCGTCGCCGAGTTCAAGCTCAAGAGCGACGTGCTGTTCGACGAAGTCCGCGCCGGCGGCCGGATCAACCTGATCATCGGCCGCTCGCTGACCGCCAAGGCGCGTGAGTTCCTGGGCCTGCCGGCCTCGACGCTGTTCCGCCTGCCGCAGGCGCCGGCTGAAACGAAGGCCGGCTTCACGCTGGCGCAGAAGATGGTCGGCCGCGCGGTCGGTCTGCCTGAGGGACAGGGCGTGCGCCCGGGCACCTACTGCGAACCCAAGATGACGACCGTCGGTTCGCAGGACACGACCGGCCCGATGACCCGCGACGAGCTGAAGGACCTGGCCTGCCTGGGCTTCTCGGCCGACCTGGTGATGCAGTCCTTCTGCCACACCGCCGCGTATCCGAAGCCGGTGGACGTGAAGACGCACCGCGAGCTGCCCGCCTTCATCTCCAACCGCGGCGGCGTGTCCCTGCGTCCGGGCGACGGCGTGATCCACAGCTGGCTGAACCGCCTGCTGCTGCCCGACACCGTCGGCACCGGCGGCGACTCGCACACGCGGTTCCCGATCGGCATCTCGTTCCCGGCGGGTTCGGGCCTGGTCGCCTTCGGCGCGGCCACCGGCGTGATGCCGCTGGACATGCCGGAATCGGTGCTGGTGCGCTTCAAGGGTGAGATGCAGCCGGGCGTGACGCTGCGCGACCTGGTGCATGCGATCCCGCTGTATGCGCTCAAGGCCGGTCTGCTGACGGTGGCCAAGGCCGGCAAGAAGAACATCTTCTCGGGCCGCATCCTGGAGATCGAAGGTCTGCCCGACCTGAAGGTCGAACAGGCGTTCGAGCTGTCCGACGCCTCGGCCGAGCGCTCCGCGGCCGGCTGCACGATCAAGCTGAATCCGGCGCCGATCAAGGAGTACCTGAGCTCCAACGTCGTCCTGATGAAGAACATGATCGCCGACGGCTACGCCGACGCGAAGACGCTGCAGCGCCGCATCGAGAAGGTCGAAGCCTGGCTGGCCAAGCCCGACCTGCTGGAAGCGGACAAGGACGCCGAATACGCGGCCGTGATCGAGATCGACCTGGCCGACATCACCGAGCCGATCGTCTGCTGCCCGAACGACCCGGACGACGCCAAGGTGCTGTCCGAAGTCGCCGGCACGAAGATCGACGAGGCCTTCATCGGCTCGTGCATGACCAACATCGGTCACTTCCGCGCGGCGGCCAAGCTGCTGGGCGGCCAGCGCGACATCCCGGTCAAGCTGTGGGTCGCGCCGCCGACCAAGATGGACCAGAGCGAGCTGATCAAGGAAGGCCATTACGCCGCCTTCGGAACGGCCGGTGCGCGCACCGAGATGCCGGGCTGCTCGCTGTGCATGGGCAACCAGGCGCAGGTCCGCGAGGGCGCGACGGTGATCTCCACCTCCACGCGCAACTTCCCCAACCGTCTGGGCAAGAACACCAACGTGTTCCTGGGCTCGGCGGAACTGGCCGCGATCGCCTCGCGTCTGGGCCGCCTGCCGACCAAGGAGGAGTACCTCAAGGACATGGGCGTCATCGACGCCGACAAGGCCAGCGTCTACCGCTACATGAACTTCGACCAGATCGAGGAATACGCGGAAACGGCCAAGACGGTCGCGTGATGCGACGAGCGACCTGACGGTCGCTCCATCTCGAGACCGGCGGGGGAGTTTGAGTCCCCTGCCCCTCGCCAAAGAACAAGGGCCCGGAGGTGCGAACCCCCGGGCCCTTTGCATTGCGCTCGTATCGGGAGGCCTCAGCCGCCGATGACGCCGCACGCGACGCGCGCTCCGCCACCGCCCAGCGGCGCGGGATGGTCGGAGTGGTTGTCACCGCCCATGTGGACCATCAGCGCGTGGCCCTTCACTTCGTCGATCTTCTTCAGACGCGGCGACAGCACCGGGTTCGTCGACTGGCCGTCGTGCGCGACGTACAGCGGCGGCAGATCGCCGAGGTGCCCGTCGCCCCACGGCTCGCCGTGATGCTTGCTGCCGAGCGGGTCGAAGTGTCCGCCGGCGGCGCCGGCCGGCGTCACCGTGCCGTTGGCCGTGGACGGCGCGCACGACGGGTTCTCATGCACGTGGAAGCCGTGAACGCCGTGGGGCAGTCCGGTCAACTGCGGATAGAACGCCAGGCCGTAGGGCGTCTCGACGATGCGCACCGTGCCGGCAGAGGCGCCGGGGCCGTCGGGCTGGGCCATGGACAGATTGACGGTCAGCTCGGCGGCGTGGGCGGCCGACACGGCGGCACCGGACACGAGCAGGCCCAGGCACAACGACTTCACGAGGTTCATTCAAAGCTCCTTGCGGGGGAACGGGAGAGAGGAAAAGAGGAAGCGCGGATCGGAGGCTTACCAGCCGCCCTTGGCCACGTACTTGTTGCCGTTGGCCTGGTAGCGCGCGATGGCCTCCTTGAGGTCGGTGTGCTGCTCGCAGGACGACTTGCATTCAGTGGCCAGCGACGCCAGACGGGCCTGCGCCTTCGGCAGGTCGCCCTTCATCAGGTAGAGCTCGCCCGAGTACTCCAGCGCGTTGCGGTGATGCGGGTCGATGCGCAGCGCCTCGTCGTAGTAGCGCTCCGACGCGGCCAGATCCGGATTGCCGGCCTTGCGCGACACGTAGCCCATCAGGTTGTTCCAGTCCGCGCTGCGGCGGTCGTCGACGCGCTTGAGTTCGTCGCGAGCGGCTTCCCACTGACGTGCTTCGATCAGTTGACGCGCGGTGGCCAGGCGGTTCACCGCGGGCGCGGGAGCGGCCGATTGCGGCGGCGCCATGTCGGCGGCCTGCGCGGATGGGAGGGAACCGGCCAGCGCCCAGACGGCGGCCACCAGGGACAGCAGCTTCATAGTCTTCATGTGTTGCTCCTCGAGCGTGATGCAGGACATCCTGCTTCTTGACTTACGGGACTGTGATGACGGCGGACGCACCCGATATCGAAAAATCGCTGTAACGATTCGTGGAGCGCGCGAGACCTGACCCCGCCCTCACGCGCTCACCGGAACATCACCGGGGCCTCACCACACCTTGACGCAGGCGCCTTCGAGCACGAACGCCGATGGCGTCGCCGGTGCCGGACCATCGCTCGCCTCCAGGCTGATCGCCACGCGACCCACGCTGAAGAAGAGCTTCTCGGATTCAGCAGGCAACGCGATCTGCGTCTGGCCCGATGGCGAGACCGTGCCGACCACGAACGGCGCACCGTCCTTCGGAACGGCCCACAGCGTGGCGCGACGACCTTCAGGCACGGCGATGGGACGCAACACCTTCACGGTGAGCAGCTTGCCGTGGCGCTTGGAACTCACGACGACGGACGGCGGCGAGTCCTGCGCGCTCAGCACGCCGACGTAGCTCGCGGGCAGCGCTTCCGACGCGGGCTCCAGGCCCACGGTGGTCGGCACCGTCTTGACGAGGACCACCGCGAGCAGCAGCCCGGCGAGGACACCGCCGGCCGCGCGACCGGTGAGCCAGCCCAGCACGGCGCTGAGGCCGCCGCTCGGCCTGGGCTGTTTGCTGGTCTGCTTGCTGGCCTGTTTCGATTCTTGAGCTCGCGGGAACAGGCGCTGCTCGATGCCCTGCCACGTCGTGACGGGCGGCTGGATGAGCACCGGCGTGCGTTCCATCACCGCGATGCGTTGCTCCCACTGCGCGACCGCGAGCGCGATCGGCCGGGAGTCACGCATCAGCGTGACGAAGCGACGCCGCGCGGGTCCTTGCAGCGTGCCCAGCACGTACTCGCGCGAGAGGTGTTCCAGCAGCTCGGGACGGTTGTAGTTCATGGCGTGGCCACTCCGCCGGCTTCGAGGCAGGCCTTGAGGCGATCGAGCCCCCGCCGCACCCACGCCTTGATCGTGCCGAGCGGCGCATGCAGCGCCTCGGCGATCTCGGTGTGGACCATGCCGCGGTAGTAGGCCAGCGCCAACGCCTGACGCTGCTGCGCGGACAGCGCCTGCATGCAGGCGCCGATGCGGGCGTCGGCCAGGTTCTGCTCGAGCAGCTGCAGCGGCTCGCCGGCCGCGTCCGCCGGCACGGCGAGCGCGTCCTCGTCGAGCTCGACCGAGTGCTCGTCCTCGTTCCGGCGCGAGCGCAGCTGGTCGATGGCCTTGTTGCGGACGACGTTGATCATCCAGGTCATCGGCGTGCCGGCCTCGGGCCGATAGCCCTGCGCGTGGTGCCAGATGCTCACGTAAGCCTCCTGGAGGTTCTCCTCCGCGCGCTGTTCGTTCCTCAACATACGCAAGGAGACGGAGAACAGATGCGCGCTCGTCAGCCGATAGAGGAGCTCGAAGGCCGCGCGGTCGCGCAGCGCCACGCGGGCCATCAGGTGGGGGAGGTCTTGATTCGCTGGCATCACCGGGGGACTCACTGCGAGGACCCGGGATGATCCGTCAAGACGGCGCTCACCGCGACGGGGCGACACCCCAAAAGAGGTAGTCGGCGCTGTAGCCGATGCGGACGGTGCGGCCCGTGGCCGCGGCGACGCACTCCGAGGCCGGCGGAGCGACACCGCCCACGGTGTTGATGCGCTGCACCGCGTCGACGGGATCGAGACCGCCGACGCCGCTGCGCGACTTCACCGACAGCAGCAGCCAGGGAATGGCGCCCGCCGTGGGCGCCGGGGAAGAGGCCTTGACCTGGCCGACGATGCGGGAGCCGTCCTCCAGGCGCCAGAACGGGCCGGCGCCGTGGTCGCCGACCTTGGCGCCGCTGGCGTTGAACAAGGTCGCCTCGGGCCCGCGGAACTGCCACTCCCAAGCGCTGTTCGCACCCTGCGCGCATTCGTAGATCTGGACGCCAGTGGCGTGGACCTGCAGGAGCAGGCGCGAGCCGTCCGCGGGGCGCAACGTCGCAGGGACCTCAGGGATCTTGATGGCGATGGCGTTCCCGGCCGCGGTCGGCTCATCCGGCAGACGGGACAGCTCGTCCGCGGACGGTCGGGAAGCCTGCGCGCTCGCGCAGGTCGCGATGGCGACGGCGAGCAGGGGAAAAACGGTAGCGGCGATTCGCATCATGGAAATCTCCTTGTCGGATGGCAGAAGGCGCGGCTTGAGTGCCGCACATCATCCACTTACGGCGACAGGTCCAGGACGGATGCACCTGAATCGCAAGAATCGGAGTTTCCGGATTCCCCCTCCCCGACACAGTCATGCCAAGCATGAATCGAACCGACACGCGTCACCGGACAGGGGGATGAAGACATCATGGATACGGACATTGCGGACCTTGCCGGTCCTGCGGGACAGGCACCGGAGCGGACCATCGGCGCCGCATCGGTCCTCACGCGCGGACTGCTGGAGTCGGGGAGGCTCGACGCCCTCGCCGCGGCGGACGATCCCCAGACGCGTCTCGTCACCGAGCACGAGCGCCTGGCGTCGCTGCGGGAAACGCTCGCGGTCCGGCCGCACGGCGACGTCTGGATCTTCGGCTACGGCTCGCTGGTGTGGAACCCCGCGATGGCCGCCGTGGAGCGGCGCGTCGCCCGGGTGGACGGCTGGCATCGCGCCTTCTGCCTGTCGACCACGGCGCTGCGCGCGACGGCGGACCGGCCCGGCGTGATGCTTTCGCTGGACCGCGGCGGTTCCTGCCACGGCGCGGCCTATCGGCTCGCGGATGACGTCGTCGAACGGGAGCTGCGCCTGCTGTGGCGCCGGGAGATGGTGATCGCCGGCTACGTGCCGCGATGGGTACAGCCCGTCGACGCCCATGGCGTCCCCATCGGAAACGCCATTGCCTTCACCACCGATGCCTCACATCCCCACTATGCGGGCGGACTCGGCGAGGACTGCATCGCCCACCGCCTGT
This genomic stretch from Mitsuaria sp. 7 harbors:
- the sdhA gene encoding succinate dehydrogenase flavoprotein subunit; this encodes MQIGTSLPKRKFDVVIVGAGGSGMRASLQLSLAGLNVAVLSKVFPTRSHTVAAQGGIGASLGNMSEDNWHYHFYDTVKGSDWLGDQDAIEFMCREAPKVVYELEHFGMPFDRNPDGTIYQRPFGGHTANYGEKPVQRACAAADRTGHALLHTLYQQNVKARTNFFVEWMALDLIRDADGDCVGVTALEMETGEVHILEAKTVLLATGGAGRIFAASTNAFINTGDGLGMAARADIPLQDMEFWQFHPTGVAGAGVLLTEGCRGEGAILRNANGERFMERYAPTLKDLAPRDFVSRCMDQEIKEGRGCGPNKDYVVLDMTHLGGDTIAKRLPSVLEIGHNFANVDITKEPIPVVPTIHYQMGGIPTNVHGQVVAPKGDNYKDVVNGLYAVGECSCVSVHGANRLGTNSLLDLLVFGRAAGNHIVDAVKNGGKSHKPLPKDAADQTLSRLNRLESNTGGEYAQGVADDMRAAMQSHAGVFRTSKLLDEGVTAIAAIRERVKNITLQDKSKVFNTARVEALEVDNLIEAAQATIVSAAARKECRGAHTVNDFERGADDAEFPLGRNDKEWMKHTLWHSKSNSLTYKPVNLQPLTVDSVPPKVRTF
- the sdhD gene encoding succinate dehydrogenase, hydrophobic membrane anchor protein, which produces MTTYGTKRIVTGAHYGLRDWMIQRATALLMALFTIVLLAQVLFTSQAIGYDLWAGIFSKQWMKFLTFALIVSLAYHAWVGVRDIWMDYVKPVGVRLFLHTFTLVWLTGCAGWAIQVLWRL
- the sdhC gene encoding succinate dehydrogenase, cytochrome b556 subunit, encoding MTDATQATKKNRPVYTNIHVTQIVAYRLPPAGIVSILHRISGLLMFFLLPFVIWMFDTSLTSEISYETFTAAFVSGIGFLPGWFIKLVTLGLIWGYLHHFIAGVRHLWMDATHSVSKAQGHISAVVTLALSVVLTLALGAKLFGLY
- a CDS encoding GntR family transcriptional regulator, with protein sequence MSPPAPVHPVTPLNELARAEAAPSFSPLYRQIKGLILKGLQAGEWKAGETIPSEMDLAARFGVSQGTVRKAVDELAADNLLVRKQGKGTFVATHAEQQQQYRFLRLTPDAEEASSLGRQLLDCKRQRAPAFIAKLMQLRAGDPMIEIRRLLHSGGHPVVLDDIWLPGALFKGLTTERLLEHRGPFYSLLETEFNVPMIRAQEKIRAVAAEEDAAALLQVAPGSPLLSVERLSFTYGDKPVELRRGLYNTSHHFYRNSLN
- a CDS encoding malate dehydrogenase, producing the protein MSKKPVRVAVTGAAGQIGYALLFRIASGEMLGKDQPVILQLLEIPDEKAQNALKGVIMELEDCAFPLLAGIEAHSDPMTAFKDTDYALLVGSRPRGPGMERAELLSINGAIFTTQGKALNAVASRNVKVLVVGNPANTNAYIAMKSAPDLPAKNFTAMLRLDHNRAASQIAAKTGKPVAGIEKLAVWGNHSPTMYADYRFATIDGQSVKALINDEEWNRTTFLPTVGKRGAAIIAARGLSSAASAANAAIDHMRDWALGTNGKWVTMGIPSDGSYGIPKEVMFGYPVTVENGEYKIVQGLEIDEFSQAAIKKTLDELLEEQNGVKHLL
- a CDS encoding CoA ester lyase — protein: MTTLLTPAQALFEEGQAPVVLPVVDHYCGVEARMVKSLELQVRMGPVFDITLDCEDGAPVGGEAEHMLLVLHLLNGSLNAHGRVGVRVHPFKHPAFEADVEAVIAGGGEKLAFLMIPKPEGIEDLSRAIAFIDDSLKRHAIRKPLPLHTLIETHGALRDVMAIAAHPRIESLSFGLMDFVSAHRGAIPRSALTVEGQFTHPLVQRAKLAISAAAHSYAKTPSHCVVTEFKSERAIQHAAERAAREFGYTRMWSIHPNQIQPIIDAFAPSVAEIDEAIDILQAAQAAQWAPIQHRDMLHDRASYRLFWHLLQRAHGTGQTLPTEVEQAWFAPYPSPL